From Mytilus edulis chromosome 9, xbMytEdul2.2, whole genome shotgun sequence, the proteins below share one genomic window:
- the LOC139489296 gene encoding meiotic recombination protein DMC1/LIM15 homolog, whose amino-acid sequence MQQEDQVVEEELVVNEDDEEESLFQDIDLLQNHGINVADIKKLKQVGICTIKGIQMTTKKRLCAVKGISEAKMEKIKEAANKLCDPGFLTALEYSDKRKAVFRITTGSIELDKLCGGGLESMAITEAFGEFRTGKTQLSHTMCVTAQLPGANGYTGGKVVLIDTENTFRPDRLRTIADRFNLDQSAVLDNVIYARAYTSEHQHELLDFVAAKFYEEPGVFKLLIVDSIMALFRVDFSGRGELADRQQKLAQMLSRLQKISEEYNVAVFITNQMTSDPGAALSFQVDPKKPIGGNILAHASTTRISLRKGRGENRVAKIYDSPDLPENEATFAITAGGIADAKE is encoded by the exons ATGCAGCAGGAAGACCAGGTTGTTGAAGAAGAATTAGTTGTGAATGAAGATGATGAAGAG GAATCACTTTTCCAGGACATAGATCTTCTGCAGAATCATGGAATT aatgTAGCtgacataaagaaactgaagcaAGTGGGAATATGTACCATAAAG GGAATCCAAATGACCACAAAGAAAAGACTTTGTGCTGTAAAAGGAATTTCTGAagcaaaaatggaaaaaatcaaaGAAGCTGCAAATAAGCTCTGT GATCCAGGTTTTTTGACAGCTTTAGAGTATTCAGATAAAAGAAAAGCTGTCTTCAGAATAACGACTGGAAGCATAGAATTAGA TAAACTTTGTGGAGGAGGATTAGAAAGCATGGCAATAACTGAAGCCTTTGGTGAATTCAGAACAGGGAAAACACAGCTGTCTCATACAATGTGTG TAACAGCACAGCTTCCTGGAGCCAATGGATATACAGGTGGCAAAGTGGTTCTTATTGATACTGAGAATACCTT TCGTCCTGACAGACTGAGAACCATTGCAGACAGATTTAATCTGGACCAGAGCGCTGTATTAGATAATGTTATTTATGCCAGAGCTTATACAA GTGAACACCAGCATGAGTTATTGGATTTTGTAGCTGCTAAATTTTATGAAGAACCGGGAGTATTTAAACTTTTG ATAGTAGATTCCATTATGGCTTTGTTCCGAGTTGACTTTAGTGGCAGAGGTGAACTAGCAGACAGACAACAGAAGCTAGCCCAAATGTTATCAAGACTTCAGAAAATCTCAGAAG agtATAATGTGGCAGTGTTTATAACCAATCAGATGACTTCTGATCCAGGGGCAGCATTATC ttttcaagttgatccaaaGAAACCTATTGGTGGAAATATTTTAGCTCATGCTTCAACCACTAGAATAAGTTTACGTAAAGGAAGAGGAGAAAATAGGGTTGCTAAAATATATGACag TCCTGATTTACCAGAAAATGAAGCCACCTTTGCCATTACTGCTGGAGGAATTGCTGATGCTAAGGAATAA